From Sceloporus undulatus isolate JIND9_A2432 ecotype Alabama chromosome 6, SceUnd_v1.1, whole genome shotgun sequence, one genomic window encodes:
- the STAR gene encoding steroidogenic acute regulatory protein, mitochondrial has translation MKTSGKQPPRAKERQQSQRIPDNSLKTSLRMLPATFKLCAGISYRHLHNMTGLKRRAAVTIVQELNKFAFSRPGPAKWINQVRRRSSLLSSRLEENPFSEMEMSYIKQGEEALQKSLNILEEQDGWKTETVMNNGDKVLSKVLPDVGKVFRLEVVVNQPLDCVYGELVERMEQMGDWNPNIKEIKILQKISKDTVITHETAAPTPGNIVGPRDFVSVRCSKRRGSTCVLAGMSTTYAAMPEQKGVIRGENGPTCMVLRPLTGDPSQTKLTWLLSIDLKGWLPKTIINQVLSQTQVDFANHLRNHLTNSSASAQAVSC, from the exons ATGAAAACCTCTGGCAAACAACCACCGAGAGCCAAGGAGAGACAGCAAAGCCAAAGGATCCCTGACAACTCCTTAAAGACCAGCCTCAGGATGCTGCCAGCGACTTTCAAACTCTGTGCCGGCATCTCCTACAGACATCTGCACAACATGACAG GTTTGAAAAGGAGAGCCGCTGTCACAATTGTGCAGGAGCTGAATAAATTTGCATTTTCCCGGCCTGGCCCAGCTAAGTGGATCAACCAGGTCCGCAGAAGGAGCTCTTTGCTGA GTTCTAGGCTGGAGGAGAACCCCTTCAGTGAAATGGAGATGTCCTACATTAAGCAAGGAGAGGAGGCTCTTCAGAAGTCACTGAATATCCTTGAAGAACAAGATGGCTGGAAAACAGAGACAGTCATG AACAATGGTGACAAAGTCCTAAGCAAAGTGCTCCCAGATGTGGGAAAGGTATTTCGGCTTGAGGTGGTAGTTAATCAACCCTTGGATTGCGTCTATGGAGAGCTAGTGGAAAGGATGGAGCAGATGGGAGACTGGAACCCAAATATCAAGGAAATCAAG ATTCTGCAGAAAATCAGCAAAGATACCGTGATCACGCATGAAACTGCAGCACCAACTCCTGGAAACATAGTCGGCCCGCGAGACTTTGTGAGCGTCCGCTGTTCCAAGAGACGTGGTTCAACATGTGTTCTCGCTGGCATGTCCACTACCTATGCAGCAATGCCTGAGCAAAAAGGTGTAATCAG AGGTGAAAATGGTCCCACATGTATGGTTCTTCGGCCACTCACAGGAGATCCCTCCCAGACCAAACTGACTTGGCTTCTCAGCATTGATTTGAAG ggatGGCTGCCAAAGACAATAATCAACCAAGTTCTCTCCCAGACACAGGTGGATTTTGCAAACCACCTCCGCAACCATTTGACCAACTCTTCTGCCTCCGCACAGGCTGTGTCCTGTTGA